In Archangium violaceum, the following are encoded in one genomic region:
- a CDS encoding response regulator, protein MAPRILVVDDNQELLTLLTQLFEDAGYEVVGASKGKQAVEVSRAQPPAVAVLDILLPDMMGYHLADALRKDQPQLPLVFITGVFKGGKHAMEARQKYAAAGYFEKPFEAAALLEAVRKLVPVEKKASAATPAEDAFDVELDIDVEEEGPQDAMELTGRIKVTGGDNLTAEIRGANLTASPLHKVPVTLVRPPGPGRPPEPLPVGAGSPGSRRGDFKDNLPSLITAFYLSRETGELGVQRGKVKKVVYFERGTPVFALSNLLADRFGQFLVRVGKIKPDQLQDASAVATASNRRTGDVLVERGLLKDTERLYYVGQQVKAIIYSLFSWEDGTYVMSFKEKAAAESIKLDVHPANLIVRGIKKLYKPERLRRMLRPEDRLIPAVAPAYQLHEVELERWEAELLPRIDGNRTVGELIAYANRPEQVVYGYLVSMMSLGILEARSNN, encoded by the coding sequence ATGGCTCCCCGAATCCTCGTCGTCGATGACAACCAGGAGCTGCTCACGCTCCTCACCCAGCTCTTCGAAGATGCAGGTTATGAGGTGGTCGGAGCGAGCAAGGGCAAGCAGGCCGTAGAGGTCTCGCGTGCCCAGCCTCCAGCGGTGGCCGTGCTCGACATCCTCCTGCCCGACATGATGGGCTACCACCTGGCGGATGCGCTGAGGAAGGATCAGCCCCAGCTCCCGCTCGTCTTCATCACCGGCGTCTTCAAGGGCGGCAAGCACGCCATGGAGGCGCGGCAGAAGTACGCGGCCGCCGGCTATTTCGAGAAGCCCTTCGAGGCCGCCGCGCTGCTCGAGGCGGTGCGCAAGCTGGTGCCCGTGGAGAAGAAGGCCTCCGCCGCCACCCCCGCGGAGGACGCCTTCGATGTGGAGCTCGACATCGACGTGGAGGAGGAGGGCCCCCAGGACGCGATGGAGCTGACGGGCCGCATCAAGGTGACGGGGGGCGACAACCTCACCGCGGAGATCCGTGGCGCCAACCTCACCGCGAGCCCCCTGCACAAGGTGCCGGTGACCCTGGTGCGTCCGCCCGGGCCGGGCCGGCCGCCGGAGCCGCTGCCCGTGGGCGCGGGCTCGCCGGGCAGCCGCCGCGGGGACTTCAAGGACAACCTGCCCTCGCTCATCACCGCCTTCTACCTGTCGCGTGAGACGGGCGAGCTGGGCGTGCAGCGCGGCAAGGTGAAGAAGGTGGTCTACTTCGAGCGCGGCACGCCGGTGTTCGCGCTGTCCAACCTGCTGGCGGACCGCTTCGGCCAGTTCCTGGTGCGCGTGGGGAAGATCAAGCCCGACCAGCTCCAGGATGCCTCGGCGGTGGCCACGGCGAGCAACCGGCGCACCGGCGACGTGCTGGTGGAGCGCGGCCTGCTCAAGGACACCGAGCGCCTGTACTACGTGGGCCAGCAGGTGAAGGCCATCATCTACTCGCTCTTCTCGTGGGAGGACGGCACCTACGTGATGAGCTTCAAGGAGAAGGCCGCCGCCGAGTCCATCAAGCTGGACGTGCACCCGGCCAACCTCATCGTCCGGGGCATCAAGAAGCTCTACAAGCCCGAGCGCCTGCGCCGCATGCTGCGTCCGGAGGATCGGCTCATCCCCGCGGTGGCCCCGGCGTACCAGCTGCACGAGGTGGAGCTGGAGCGGTGGGAAGCGGAGCTGCTGCCGCGCATCGACGGCAACCGGACGGTGGGGGAGCTGATCGCCTACGCCAACCGGCCGGAGCAGGTCGTCTACGGCTACCTGGTGTCGATGATGTCGCTGGGCATCCTCGAGGCGCGGAGCAACAACTAG
- the bcp gene encoding thioredoxin-dependent thiol peroxidase, translating into MPIPQTGTQAPDFQLKDQNGNDVKLSQFRGKNVVLYFYPKDDTPGCTREACDFRDQHSAVREAGAVVLGVSPDTTASHQKFATKFSLPFPLLADTERKVCDAYGVWGEKSLYGRKFQGVTRATFLIDTEGKVARVWPKVKVDGHVREILESLSGGASAETSAEADEAEPVKKKTVAKKSAPARKAVAKKAAPAKKVAKKAPTGRR; encoded by the coding sequence ATGCCCATTCCCCAGACAGGTACCCAGGCGCCGGATTTCCAGTTGAAGGATCAGAACGGCAACGACGTGAAGCTCTCGCAGTTCCGGGGCAAGAACGTCGTCCTCTACTTCTACCCGAAGGATGACACTCCGGGATGCACGCGGGAGGCGTGCGACTTCCGAGACCAGCACTCGGCGGTGCGCGAGGCGGGGGCGGTGGTGCTGGGCGTGTCGCCGGACACGACGGCGAGCCACCAGAAGTTCGCCACGAAGTTCTCGCTGCCCTTCCCGCTGCTGGCGGACACCGAGCGCAAGGTGTGTGACGCCTATGGCGTGTGGGGTGAGAAGTCGCTGTACGGCCGGAAGTTCCAGGGCGTGACGCGCGCGACGTTCCTGATCGACACGGAGGGGAAGGTGGCGCGGGTGTGGCCCAAGGTGAAGGTGGACGGGCACGTGCGGGAGATCCTCGAGTCGCTGTCGGGAGGCGCGTCCGCGGAGACTTCCGCCGAGGCGGATGAAGCGGAGCCGGTGAAGAAGAAGACGGTGGCGAAGAAGTCAGCGCCAGCGAGGAAGGCGGTGGCGAAGAAAGCGGCGCCAGCGAAGAAGGTGGCGAAGAAGGCCCCCACCGGTCGCCGGTAG
- the nagZ gene encoding beta-N-acetylhexosaminidase: protein MSNALYRDCARLFMVGFPGQRIDDDFASLMDDGIFGAILFKRNVGTARETATLCREVKARAGRPFILSVDQEGGRVARLRGEPYTSLPSMRELGQRGDLELIERVGRLLAHELRAVGFDWDFAPVLDVDTNPANPVIGDRSFSRDPDEAARMGVALARGLEAGGVASCGKHFPGHGDTQSDSHLTLPRLPHDMERLRRVELVPFRSFAQAGLASLMTAHVLFDALDPKVPATMSHRVLHGVLRQELGFDGVLVSDDLEMKAIADHYSVEEAAVLGTLAGVDLFLVCHKADVQRRAIEALVRAVESGRVPRSRIEEAHRRLARLEARFAHGPEDRVATLGDAEHRALALGLASTFSGKDPTEVMLASR from the coding sequence ATGAGCAACGCCCTCTATCGCGACTGTGCCCGGCTCTTCATGGTGGGCTTCCCCGGCCAGCGCATCGACGACGACTTCGCCTCGCTGATGGACGACGGCATCTTCGGCGCAATCCTCTTCAAGCGGAACGTGGGGACCGCGCGGGAAACGGCCACCCTGTGCCGCGAGGTCAAGGCGCGCGCGGGCCGGCCCTTCATCCTCTCGGTGGACCAGGAGGGCGGACGCGTGGCGCGCCTGCGCGGCGAGCCCTACACCTCCCTGCCCTCCATGCGCGAGCTGGGCCAGCGCGGCGACCTGGAGCTCATCGAGCGCGTGGGCCGGCTGCTCGCGCACGAGCTGCGCGCCGTGGGCTTCGACTGGGACTTCGCTCCCGTGCTCGACGTGGACACCAACCCCGCCAACCCCGTCATCGGCGACCGCAGCTTCAGCCGCGACCCGGATGAGGCGGCTCGCATGGGCGTCGCCCTCGCTCGCGGCCTGGAGGCCGGCGGCGTCGCCTCGTGCGGCAAGCACTTCCCCGGCCACGGCGACACCCAGTCGGACAGTCACCTCACGCTGCCCCGGCTCCCCCACGACATGGAGCGCCTGCGCCGCGTGGAGCTCGTACCCTTCCGCTCCTTCGCCCAGGCCGGACTCGCCTCCCTCATGACGGCGCACGTCCTCTTCGACGCGCTCGACCCCAAGGTGCCCGCCACCATGAGCCACCGCGTCCTGCACGGCGTACTGCGCCAGGAGCTGGGTTTCGATGGCGTGCTCGTCAGCGATGACCTCGAGATGAAGGCCATCGCCGACCACTACTCCGTGGAGGAGGCCGCGGTGCTCGGCACCCTCGCCGGCGTGGACCTCTTCCTCGTCTGCCACAAGGCCGACGTGCAGCGCCGGGCCATCGAGGCGCTCGTGCGCGCCGTCGAGTCCGGCCGCGTGCCCCGCTCCCGCATCGAGGAGGCCCACCGCCGCCTCGCCCGGCTCGAGGCCCGCTTCGCCCACGGCCCCGAGGACCGTGTGGCCACGCTCGGCGACGCAGAGCACCGCGCGCTCGCGCTCGGGCTCGCCAGCACCTTCAGCGGGAAGGACCCCACCGAAGTCATGCTGGCGTCCCGCTAG
- a CDS encoding TetR/AcrR family transcriptional regulator, with the protein MRAAIALADKDGLDAVSLRKVGARLNAGPMRLYGYLSTKEELLELMVDAVYGEMASAGPIRGDWREALRTIARRTRQAAKKHPWFIELLGGRHHLGPNALAHSEASLAALSQTPGFEDIDAVLQAVGTVNAYVIGAIQSEASELRAERESGMNEAQWQNATWPYIQRMIATGRFPTLARVVREATHPSSDVRFDTGLECVLDGIAARLSR; encoded by the coding sequence GTGCGCGCCGCCATCGCGCTCGCCGACAAGGACGGCCTCGACGCGGTGTCGTTGCGAAAGGTCGGAGCCAGGCTCAATGCCGGGCCGATGCGGCTCTACGGCTATCTGTCCACCAAGGAGGAGCTGCTCGAGCTCATGGTGGATGCGGTCTACGGCGAGATGGCGTCCGCCGGACCCATCCGCGGCGACTGGCGCGAGGCGCTCCGGACCATCGCGCGGCGCACCCGGCAGGCCGCCAAGAAACACCCGTGGTTCATCGAGCTGCTGGGCGGCCGTCATCACCTCGGCCCGAATGCCCTCGCCCATTCCGAGGCTTCACTCGCCGCGTTGAGCCAGACGCCGGGCTTCGAGGACATCGATGCCGTCCTCCAAGCCGTTGGGACCGTCAATGCCTACGTCATCGGCGCCATCCAGAGCGAAGCCAGCGAGCTGCGTGCCGAGCGCGAAAGCGGCATGAACGAGGCGCAATGGCAGAACGCCACGTGGCCCTACATCCAGCGGATGATCGCCACCGGCCGCTTCCCGACGCTCGCCAGGGTGGTTCGCGAAGCCACGCACCCCTCGTCCGACGTCCGGTTCGACACGGGGCTGGAGTGCGTGCTCGACGGCATCGCGGCGCGGCTCTCACGCTGA
- a CDS encoding FAD-dependent oxidoreductase, with protein MKEDSTAVLVVGGGLVGLSAAMFLSWRGVPTVLVERHPGSSPHPRAIGYTPRTMELFRAVGLGARVPQAPADFRLRRSRVESLAGKWFEETPWTPEERRGPGLEYSPCAGAALSQDRLEPILREKAISLGADIRLETELLGFEQDADGVVASLRTRDGREYAMRASYLVAADGHRSPIREALGIGRTGRGHIRTVRSVLFRAPLEEYLRAGITQFNIDQPGLQAFLTTYGDGRWVLIFSDDEERDEGTLRALVSKAIGRTDLEVELITTGRWEMSALIADRFASGRVFLAGDAAHTLPPARGGYGANTGIDDAHNLAWKLSAVLSGASTPLLLDTYDAERRPIAWLRHGQLFARSDYAAVAAGTARDVPILDDSAVEFGQLYRSAAVLDAGDGLPPARRPEQWAGQPGTRAPHLWMFQGDERVSTLDLFQRTWVLLAEDERWCSAAARVGEQLGIEVRCLRIGVDVRPSDEEAFRTAFGLGTGGASLIRPDGYVAWRAIELPEEPLRSLGEALGRVSCATRGFWTAGERYSTVPRAEARQ; from the coding sequence ATGAAAGAAGATTCGACCGCGGTGCTCGTGGTTGGGGGTGGCCTGGTGGGTTTGTCGGCCGCGATGTTCCTCTCGTGGCGCGGTGTGCCCACCGTCCTCGTCGAGCGGCACCCGGGCAGCTCACCGCATCCGCGTGCCATCGGCTACACGCCGAGGACGATGGAGCTCTTCCGTGCGGTCGGGCTGGGTGCCCGCGTTCCGCAGGCGCCGGCAGACTTCCGGCTGCGCCGGAGCCGGGTGGAGAGCCTGGCGGGGAAGTGGTTCGAGGAGACCCCCTGGACACCCGAGGAGCGGCGGGGGCCCGGGCTCGAGTACTCGCCGTGCGCTGGCGCCGCGCTCTCCCAGGATCGCCTCGAGCCCATCCTGCGTGAGAAGGCGATCTCACTCGGTGCCGACATCCGGCTCGAAACGGAGCTGCTCGGTTTCGAGCAGGATGCGGACGGAGTCGTCGCCTCGCTGCGCACGCGCGACGGAAGGGAGTACGCGATGCGGGCCTCCTATCTGGTCGCGGCGGATGGCCACCGCAGCCCGATTCGCGAGGCGTTGGGGATCGGCCGGACGGGACGCGGCCATATCCGGACGGTGCGCAGCGTCCTCTTCCGGGCTCCGCTCGAGGAGTACCTGCGAGCGGGCATCACGCAGTTCAACATCGACCAGCCGGGGCTCCAGGCGTTCCTCACGACCTACGGCGATGGCCGCTGGGTGCTGATCTTCTCGGACGACGAGGAGCGCGACGAAGGCACGCTGAGGGCGCTGGTGTCCAAGGCGATCGGCAGGACGGACCTCGAGGTCGAGCTCATCACCACGGGCCGTTGGGAGATGAGCGCACTCATCGCGGACCGCTTCGCGTCCGGCCGGGTCTTCCTCGCCGGGGATGCCGCGCATACCCTGCCGCCCGCGCGCGGTGGCTATGGTGCGAACACCGGCATCGATGATGCGCACAATCTCGCGTGGAAGTTGTCCGCGGTTCTCTCCGGAGCGTCGACGCCGCTGCTGCTCGACACCTACGACGCCGAACGGCGCCCGATCGCGTGGCTCCGGCATGGGCAGCTCTTCGCCCGGAGCGACTACGCGGCGGTCGCGGCCGGGACCGCCAGGGACGTGCCGATCCTCGACGACAGCGCCGTGGAGTTCGGTCAGCTGTATCGCTCGGCCGCGGTGCTCGATGCGGGCGATGGACTCCCGCCCGCGCGGAGGCCCGAGCAGTGGGCCGGTCAGCCCGGCACGCGTGCGCCGCATCTGTGGATGTTCCAAGGAGACGAGCGGGTGTCCACGCTCGACTTGTTCCAGCGGACATGGGTGCTGCTCGCCGAGGACGAGCGGTGGTGCTCCGCCGCGGCGAGGGTTGGCGAGCAGCTGGGCATCGAAGTGCGGTGCCTGCGCATCGGCGTGGATGTGCGTCCGTCCGATGAGGAGGCCTTCCGGACGGCATTCGGCCTCGGGACAGGGGGGGCTTCGCTGATCCGTCCGGATGGCTACGTGGCCTGGCGCGCGATCGAGCTGCCAGAGGAGCCGCTCCGTTCGCTTGGCGAGGCCCTCGGGCGGGTGTCGTGCGCCACGCGCGGGTTCTGGACTGCTGGCGAGCGGTACTCCACGGTCCCTCGCGCTGAAGCCCGCCAGTGA
- a CDS encoding cytochrome P450 yields MGALPGLLLERFDFLEAARQRLGDVFTLNLGFTDAIILCHPRHAQRVLVDEASKYRKGGHIWESIRTFLGNGLPVSEGEFWKRQRRMIQPAFHHQRLVALTGKMGEVIDESLAGWEQAARMGAPFNIDEGVSRMTMNVMVRAMFGSGLEAADAERVGHELAYIIDYMLWGMMLQGLPDWVPVPGRARYREAIRFVDAVVSRIIERGRRSPEDESLLSLLLHAVDTESGDRMTPAQLRDEVVSLFVAGYDTTAVGLAWAFHLLTRHPESFRRMRTEVDAVLGERVPGFAELRQLTYTRNVLQESLRLYSPAYWVPRASAEEDAFDGYRIPAGRMVLVFTHLIHHHPDIWEEPRRFDPDRFTPERSEGRHKQAWMPFGAGQRLCIGKEFSLMEGQLILARVAQRYEVSAVAGREAQVHIGTSLRAKEGVWVHLKAREPGAAPSRG; encoded by the coding sequence GTGGGCGCACTGCCCGGTCTGCTCCTGGAGCGCTTCGACTTCCTGGAGGCGGCCCGTCAGCGGCTTGGCGACGTCTTCACCCTGAATCTGGGCTTCACGGACGCCATCATCCTGTGCCACCCCCGCCATGCGCAGCGCGTCCTGGTGGACGAGGCGTCCAAGTACCGCAAGGGGGGGCACATCTGGGAGTCGATACGGACCTTCCTCGGCAATGGGCTGCCGGTGAGTGAGGGGGAGTTCTGGAAGCGGCAGCGCCGCATGATCCAGCCCGCGTTCCACCACCAGCGCCTGGTCGCGCTGACCGGGAAGATGGGAGAGGTCATCGACGAGAGCCTGGCGGGCTGGGAGCAGGCGGCCAGGATGGGGGCTCCCTTCAACATCGACGAGGGCGTCTCCCGGATGACCATGAACGTGATGGTCCGCGCCATGTTCGGCAGTGGGTTGGAGGCGGCCGATGCGGAGCGGGTGGGCCATGAGCTGGCCTACATCATCGACTACATGCTGTGGGGCATGATGCTCCAGGGACTGCCCGACTGGGTGCCCGTCCCTGGCCGCGCCCGCTACCGGGAAGCGATCCGGTTCGTCGATGCGGTCGTCTCGCGCATCATCGAGCGGGGGCGGCGGAGCCCCGAGGACGAGTCCCTGCTCTCCCTGCTGCTGCACGCGGTGGATACGGAGTCGGGCGATCGAATGACCCCCGCGCAGTTGCGGGACGAGGTGGTGTCACTCTTCGTCGCCGGGTACGACACCACCGCGGTGGGCCTGGCCTGGGCGTTCCATCTCCTGACGCGGCATCCGGAGTCCTTCCGGCGGATGCGGACGGAGGTGGACGCAGTCCTGGGTGAGCGGGTGCCCGGCTTCGCCGAGCTGCGCCAGCTCACCTACACCCGCAACGTGTTGCAGGAGTCGCTCCGGCTGTACTCGCCCGCATATTGGGTTCCCCGCGCGTCAGCGGAGGAGGACGCGTTCGACGGCTACCGGATTCCGGCGGGAAGGATGGTGCTGGTCTTCACGCACCTGATCCACCACCACCCGGACATCTGGGAGGAGCCGCGACGCTTCGATCCGGATCGCTTCACGCCGGAGCGCTCCGAGGGGCGGCACAAGCAGGCGTGGATGCCCTTCGGTGCCGGACAGCGGCTGTGCATCGGCAAGGAGTTCTCGTTGATGGAGGGGCAGCTCATCCTCGCCCGCGTCGCCCAGCGCTACGAGGTGTCCGCCGTCGCGGGACGGGAAGCCCAGGTGCATATCGGCACCAGCCTCCGCGCGAAGGAAGGAGTGTGGGTGCACCTGAAGGCGCGGGAGCCCGGTGCCGCTCCTTCGCGCGGTTGA
- a CDS encoding Rpn family recombination-promoting nuclease/putative transposase: protein MSGPHDLFARYTFSHPERAEAELRAVLPPNVVSQVDWTSLRREPGSVVDPELRETEKGCVGSWKTA from the coding sequence ATGTCAGGACCGCATGACCTCTTCGCCCGCTACACCTTCAGTCACCCCGAGCGGGCCGAGGCCGAGCTGCGCGCTGTGCTGCCCCCGAATGTCGTCTCGCAGGTGGACTGGACGTCCCTGCGGCGGGAGCCCGGCAGTGTGGTGGACCCGGAGCTGAGGGAGACGGAGAAAGGGTGTGTGGGGTCGTGGAAGACGGCCTGA
- a CDS encoding collagen-like protein, whose protein sequence is MRISKEWVWAMAVGGLVACSSGPAGPVGDPGPVGPAGPQGPAGPTGPQGPAALARPAAVWRDANGAFIGPSGGGRKEDLYFFDDQGFLWLVDMYTGQLRTRETPIVYDGADCTGNAYVSARLPREVFTLEGEPDTFRAFSDAFTQVTIQGRSSKRSTACENSESAFEITVVPMSSLLATPISKPTVQFEPPIHFSLQ, encoded by the coding sequence ATGCGTATTTCCAAGGAATGGGTCTGGGCGATGGCCGTGGGAGGGCTGGTGGCGTGTTCCTCCGGGCCCGCGGGTCCCGTGGGAGATCCCGGTCCCGTGGGCCCCGCCGGTCCGCAGGGGCCCGCGGGTCCCACTGGACCACAGGGGCCCGCGGCCCTCGCTCGCCCCGCCGCCGTGTGGCGGGATGCGAACGGTGCGTTCATCGGTCCGAGTGGAGGCGGCCGGAAAGAGGACCTGTACTTCTTCGATGACCAGGGCTTCCTCTGGCTCGTGGACATGTACACCGGGCAGCTCCGTACCCGGGAGACTCCCATCGTCTATGACGGGGCGGACTGTACGGGGAATGCGTATGTCTCGGCCCGCCTGCCGCGCGAGGTCTTCACGCTGGAGGGCGAGCCCGACACCTTCCGGGCGTTTTCCGACGCCTTCACCCAGGTGACGATCCAGGGCAGGTCCAGCAAGCGCTCCACGGCGTGCGAGAACAGTGAGAGTGCGTTCGAGATCACCGTGGTGCCCATGAGCAGCCTGCTCGCGACGCCCATCTCCAAGCCCACCGTCCAGTTCGAGCCCCCCATCCACTTCTCCCTTCAGTAG
- a CDS encoding collagen-like protein — MYVFRKYAVVMLLGGLMACSGTGPKGDTGPAGPQGPEGPQGPEGARGPAGPAGSTLPIAVWRDANGTRVGPSMVIGDSPPYIDARGFLWGLNPMTAEVSAMFTAQVSYDAVDCTGKAYVARTLPRVVFTAEGDPGTYRVMPDRQTLVKVQVRSVRQEGRCVNSAYQEDLLPLEDTLPTTPIVPPAVTFVGPLHLELE, encoded by the coding sequence ATGTATGTCTTCAGGAAGTATGCCGTGGTGATGCTGTTGGGCGGGCTCATGGCCTGCTCCGGAACCGGACCCAAGGGAGACACGGGTCCCGCCGGGCCCCAGGGACCCGAGGGCCCCCAGGGACCCGAGGGTGCGCGAGGTCCCGCGGGCCCCGCCGGCTCCACGCTTCCCATCGCCGTCTGGAGGGATGCGAACGGCACCCGGGTGGGCCCGAGCATGGTCATCGGCGATAGCCCGCCCTACATCGATGCCCGGGGGTTCCTCTGGGGCCTGAACCCCATGACCGCGGAGGTCTCGGCGATGTTCACGGCCCAGGTCAGCTACGACGCCGTCGACTGCACGGGAAAGGCCTATGTCGCACGCACCCTCCCCCGTGTGGTCTTCACGGCGGAGGGCGATCCCGGCACGTACCGGGTCATGCCCGACAGGCAGACGCTGGTGAAGGTCCAGGTCAGGTCCGTCCGGCAGGAGGGGCGGTGCGTCAACTCGGCGTACCAGGAAGACCTGCTGCCCCTGGAGGACACCCTGCCCACGACGCCCATCGTCCCGCCCGCCGTCACCTTCGTGGGGCCGCTCCACCTGGAGCTGGAGTAG
- the sitI6 gene encoding SitI6 family double-CXXCG motif immunity protein, protein MKLYRVLGDEAPRYTGNLNAGHKWGLPGVQWSRPCPSCRQGGGVGGLHYPCVDLSRLPEREKFHEARPVPYEEFVQLRELVRPLVPIWAELQPGTSFGPVEGSGLGYFGQLFMQNPWTLYARREALERLQAAGMRGLQGCPIKVRFRQKSHPELLELQLELHGQFHPDCLSPDRKPICPTCGSNQNPLPEKFWPAASSLPKDLDIFRFRDAPGFILATERMVDTVKQLELDGVVFQEVEVR, encoded by the coding sequence GTGAAGCTCTACAGGGTCTTGGGAGATGAAGCACCGCGCTACACGGGAAACCTGAATGCCGGACACAAGTGGGGGCTGCCTGGCGTGCAATGGTCGCGACCGTGTCCGAGCTGCCGCCAGGGTGGCGGTGTCGGGGGACTTCATTATCCCTGCGTGGATCTTTCGAGACTCCCCGAGCGCGAGAAGTTCCATGAGGCGCGGCCTGTACCCTACGAAGAGTTCGTCCAGCTGCGTGAATTGGTACGTCCACTCGTCCCCATATGGGCTGAGCTGCAACCGGGGACGTCTTTCGGCCCGGTGGAGGGTTCCGGGCTGGGCTACTTCGGCCAGCTCTTCATGCAGAACCCCTGGACGCTCTACGCGCGCCGCGAGGCATTGGAGCGCTTGCAGGCGGCCGGCATGCGGGGTCTCCAGGGCTGTCCCATCAAGGTACGCTTCCGGCAGAAGAGCCACCCTGAGTTGCTGGAGCTGCAGCTGGAGCTGCACGGCCAGTTCCACCCTGATTGCCTTTCACCAGATCGCAAGCCCATCTGCCCCACCTGCGGTAGCAACCAGAACCCCCTCCCGGAGAAGTTCTGGCCCGCGGCCTCGTCGCTGCCCAAGGACCTCGACATCTTCCGCTTCCGCGATGCGCCCGGCTTCATCCTCGCCACCGAGCGCATGGTGGATACGGTGAAGCAACTGGAGCTGGACGGCGTGGTGTTCCAGGAAGTGGAGGTCCGCTGA
- the sitA6 gene encoding SitA6 family polymorphic toxin lipoprotein, producing MARPRPPLLPVPLAVLLLSACAATTPVVHTWEDVERDDPAACEAPSADQCVVLACDEGECGVFSCEDVDPEALALAPLAHGAELARYRPPLRGPGTQRNWRRVGLRADAQPRMAFHFSYRYGYLPAFPRLEGRLIKHHLFPQAQEFRKWFLDNEIDVHAWTMAIPEQVHLRIHRGANGGPWNQAWRQFRDANLHRRVPKEEILRKAFELAYRFDIVGPIVPYSHQLVPPGPQLFAN from the coding sequence ATGGCCAGACCGCGTCCGCCGCTGCTGCCAGTCCCGCTTGCTGTCCTGCTGCTCTCCGCGTGCGCCGCTACGACCCCGGTCGTGCACACGTGGGAGGACGTGGAGCGAGACGACCCCGCCGCGTGCGAAGCCCCGAGCGCTGATCAGTGTGTCGTGCTCGCATGCGACGAAGGGGAGTGCGGCGTCTTCAGTTGCGAGGACGTGGACCCGGAGGCGCTGGCGCTTGCTCCCCTGGCACACGGTGCGGAGTTGGCGCGCTACCGCCCTCCCCTGCGCGGACCTGGCACCCAGCGCAACTGGAGGCGCGTGGGGCTTCGAGCAGATGCACAGCCCCGGATGGCGTTCCACTTCAGCTACCGCTACGGCTACCTCCCGGCCTTTCCCCGACTCGAGGGGAGGCTGATCAAGCACCACCTGTTTCCCCAGGCCCAGGAGTTCAGGAAGTGGTTCTTGGACAATGAAATCGACGTCCACGCGTGGACGATGGCCATTCCAGAGCAGGTGCACCTGCGCATCCATCGCGGCGCGAACGGCGGACCGTGGAATCAGGCATGGCGGCAGTTCAGGGACGCCAATCTCCACCGCCGAGTTCCAAAGGAAGAAATACTGCGAAAAGCCTTCGAGCTGGCCTACCGCTTCGACATCGTTGGACCCATCGTGCCTTACAGCCATCAGCTTGTCCCTCCGGGTCCACAGCTTTTCGCCAACTGA